Proteins from one Betaproteobacteria bacterium genomic window:
- the gnd gene encoding decarboxylating NADP(+)-dependent phosphogluconate dehydrogenase — protein MTKSDIGIVGLGVMGANLALNLSDKGYRLSVYNRTSAVTSEFIHTHGQGRAISVADNLQQLVSQLGSPRVILLMVTAGGAVEAIIEQLLPLLEPGDILIDGGNSNYQDTDRRWQALAAKGIHFVGMGVSGGEDGARFGPSLMPGGAAAAWPSIRDMFQAIAAKVDGVPCCQWLGNGGAGHYVKMIHNGIEYGDMQLIAEVCHLMQHALGLSHDEMADCFATWNGGRLESYLIEITGRILRQRDRDGSPLVDKILDRAGQKGTGVWTAQDALDNAIPLTLISEAVHARMLSARKSERVAAAAILGSIQTVAPASERTEYLDALHDALYAAKLVSYTQGFMLMQAAAENNGWALPFGDIALLWRAGCIIRSRFLGDIKNSFERDPVPPSLLQDPFFAAEVKNAEAGWRKAVMLAVEHGVAAPALSSALSFYDGYRCANGSANIIQAQRDFFGAHTYQRIDRDETAHFHTRWLGDGGEEIQS, from the coding sequence ATGACCAAATCAGACATCGGTATCGTTGGCCTTGGCGTGATGGGCGCCAACCTGGCGCTCAATCTGAGTGACAAGGGCTACCGCCTTAGCGTGTACAACCGTACGAGCGCGGTTACATCAGAATTCATCCATACCCATGGACAAGGCCGGGCCATCAGCGTTGCCGACAATCTTCAGCAACTGGTCAGCCAACTTGGCTCGCCCCGGGTAATTCTGCTGATGGTGACTGCCGGTGGCGCAGTCGAGGCAATCATCGAACAACTACTGCCTTTGCTGGAGCCCGGAGACATCCTGATCGACGGCGGAAACTCCAACTATCAGGACACCGACCGTCGTTGGCAGGCGCTTGCAGCCAAGGGCATTCACTTTGTTGGCATGGGTGTTTCCGGTGGCGAGGACGGTGCCCGCTTTGGGCCGTCGCTGATGCCCGGTGGCGCTGCTGCCGCCTGGCCGAGCATCCGCGACATGTTCCAGGCCATCGCCGCCAAGGTGGATGGCGTACCGTGCTGCCAATGGCTGGGCAATGGCGGCGCCGGCCATTACGTCAAGATGATTCACAACGGTATTGAATACGGCGACATGCAGTTGATCGCCGAAGTTTGCCACCTGATGCAGCATGCGCTTGGCCTCAGTCACGATGAAATGGCCGACTGCTTCGCGACCTGGAATGGTGGTCGCCTTGAATCCTATCTGATCGAAATTACCGGCCGGATACTGCGTCAGCGCGACCGCGACGGCAGCCCACTGGTCGACAAGATTCTCGACCGGGCCGGGCAAAAAGGCACCGGCGTATGGACCGCGCAGGATGCGCTCGATAACGCCATTCCGCTGACCCTGATCAGCGAAGCCGTCCATGCCCGCATGTTGTCGGCACGTAAATCAGAGCGGGTTGCGGCAGCTGCCATACTCGGCAGCATCCAGACGGTGGCGCCAGCATCGGAACGCACGGAGTATCTCGACGCATTGCACGATGCCCTATACGCCGCGAAACTGGTTTCCTACACTCAGGGTTTCATGCTTATGCAGGCCGCTGCCGAGAATAACGGCTGGGCCCTGCCATTCGGCGACATCGCCCTGCTCTGGCGTGCCGGTTGCATCATCCGCAGCCGCTTCCTGGGCGATATCAAGAACAGCTTTGAACGCGACCCAGTGCCGCCCAGCCTGCTACAGGATCCGTTCTTCGCAGCCGAGGTAAAAAACGCCGAAGCTGGCTGGCGCAAGGCGGTGATGCTGGCTGTCGAACACGGCGTGGCAGCGCCGGCACTGAGCTCAGCGCTGTCTTTTTATGATGGCTATCGCTGTGCCAATGGCTCGGCCAACATCATTCAGGCGCAGCGGGATTTCTTTGGTGCGCACACCTACCAGCGAATCGACCGGGACGAGACCGCGCATTTTCATACCCGCTGGCTGGGCGATGGCGGGGAGGAGATTCAGTCATGA
- a CDS encoding NADP-dependent glyceraldehyde-3-phosphate dehydrogenase, with protein MKTADQLTALFPRENDIPVDCRILAPIHQRAILINGEMRIWKGETRTVHSPVCVQGADGTLTHVELGSVPVTGTVEADAALAAAVTAYDHGRGAWPNLSVAERIACVGDFTNQIVARRREIVNLIMWEIGKSLADSQKEFDRTIDYIRATVEELKRLDNSNSRFEIVDGTIAQIRRSPVGIALCMGPYNYPMNETFSTLIPALIMGNVVLFKPPRFGVLLYYPMLEAFRSAFPPGVYGQGHVVVPHIMGSGKVNVLALIGSSEVADQLKKSHPKTNRLRAILGLGAKNAAIIMADADIELTVKECITGALSFNGQRCTAIKMILVHQSIAEVFLRRFCEEVGKLVIGMPWEPGVMLTPLPEMEMVAYMNECIADAIGKGARVVNTGGGNTVETLFYPAVLFPVQAGMKLYREEQFGPIIPVATFEDIETPLDYVITSDHGQQVSIFGSDPGQIASLVDTLVNQVCRVNINCQCQRGPDVFPFVGRKDSAEGTLSVHDALRAFSIRTMVAAKQTEASKKLLDAIVLGNKSNFINTHFIL; from the coding sequence ATGAAAACCGCTGACCAGCTGACTGCACTTTTTCCCCGCGAAAACGACATTCCAGTCGACTGCCGCATCCTCGCGCCCATCCACCAGCGCGCCATCCTGATCAACGGCGAAATGCGGATCTGGAAGGGCGAGACGCGGACGGTGCATTCGCCGGTCTGCGTGCAGGGTGCCGACGGCACGCTGACCCATGTCGAACTGGGTAGCGTGCCGGTCACCGGTACGGTCGAGGCCGATGCCGCACTGGCCGCCGCAGTAACCGCCTACGATCATGGCCGCGGCGCCTGGCCGAACCTGTCGGTGGCCGAGCGCATCGCCTGCGTCGGCGATTTCACCAACCAGATCGTCGCCCGCCGGCGCGAGATCGTGAACCTGATCATGTGGGAAATCGGCAAGAGCCTGGCCGATTCGCAGAAGGAATTCGACCGTACCATCGACTACATCCGCGCTACCGTCGAGGAGTTGAAACGGCTAGACAACAGCAACTCGCGCTTCGAGATCGTCGACGGCACGATCGCCCAGATTCGCCGATCGCCGGTCGGCATCGCGCTGTGCATGGGGCCGTACAACTACCCGATGAACGAGACCTTCAGCACGCTGATTCCAGCGCTGATCATGGGCAACGTCGTCCTCTTCAAACCGCCGCGCTTCGGCGTGCTGCTCTATTACCCGATGCTCGAAGCCTTCCGCAGCGCCTTCCCGCCGGGCGTCTACGGCCAGGGCCACGTCGTCGTGCCGCACATCATGGGCTCCGGCAAGGTTAACGTGCTGGCCCTGATCGGCTCTTCCGAAGTTGCCGACCAGCTCAAGAAATCACATCCGAAAACCAATCGCCTGCGCGCCATTCTCGGCCTCGGTGCCAAGAACGCGGCGATCATCATGGCCGATGCCGACATCGAATTGACGGTCAAGGAATGCATCACCGGCGCGCTGTCCTTCAACGGTCAACGCTGCACAGCCATCAAAATGATTCTCGTGCACCAGTCGATTGCCGAAGTTTTCCTGCGCCGCTTTTGCGAAGAAGTCGGCAAGCTGGTCATCGGCATGCCGTGGGAGCCCGGTGTCATGCTGACACCGCTGCCCGAGATGGAAATGGTTGCCTACATGAACGAATGCATCGCCGATGCCATCGGCAAAGGCGCCCGTGTAGTCAACACTGGTGGTGGCAACACGGTCGAAACCCTGTTCTACCCGGCCGTGCTCTTTCCGGTACAGGCAGGCATGAAGCTCTATCGCGAGGAGCAGTTCGGCCCGATCATCCCGGTCGCCACCTTCGAGGATATTGAAACGCCGCTCGACTACGTGATCACCTCCGACCACGGCCAGCAGGTCAGCATCTTCGGCAGCGATCCGGGGCAGATCGCCTCCCTGGTCGACACCTTGGTCAATCAGGTCTGCCGGGTCAATATCAACTGCCAGTGCCAGCGCGGCCCTGACGTCTTCCCCTTCGTCGGCCGCAAGGACTCAGCCGAAGGGACCCTGTCCGTCCATGACGCACTGCGCGCCTTCTCGATCCGCACCATGGTCGCCGCCAAGCAGACCGAGGCGTCGAAAAAGCTGCTCGATGCCATCGTGCTGGGCAACAAATCAAATTTCATCAATACCCATTTCATTCTTTAA